One region of Primulina tabacum isolate GXHZ01 chromosome 1, ASM2559414v2, whole genome shotgun sequence genomic DNA includes:
- the LOC142545677 gene encoding EID1-like F-box protein 3: MCEKPNQRLKIADFVDSSESGILNERILVLVFESLKWDIRVLCVMASVNRRFRGLAKRVLWREFCLYRAPRMVYTLTGGMPNSRIIGGWHPLAKLLFFCGGCVSTPNFEVIQPSRGHFVKSSRFSKTSGRSFLSKKCRGDVLFVSDPCEHPTRGEQDDVGIYRGVFRDFTKSRTREFLIRRRVDLEAGSRCPYCGMRVWSMTAARLIQRRSVARRLGSNEGGVEYFVCLNGHLHGTCWLVPLTSGDENTEDDRETDGSCDDEENHIYNFVSNGPDVPIDL, encoded by the coding sequence ATGTGCGAGAAACCGAATCAAAGATTGAAAATCGCGGATTTTGTTGACTCGTCGGAGTCGGGGATTCTGAACGAGAGGATTCTTGTTCTTGTATTCGAGTCTTTGAAGTGGGATATCCGCGTCCTATGCGTCATGGCATCTGTGAATCGCAGGTTTCGTGGGTTGGCGAAACGGGTGCTGTGGCGGGAATTTTGCCTGTACAGAGCGCCTCGTATGGTTTACACGCTGACGGGGGGCATGCCGAATAGCAGGATTATAGGAGGGTGGCACCCGCTGGCGAAGCTTCTCTTCTTCTGCGGCGGGTGTGTGTCCACTCCGAATTTCGAAGTGATTCAACCCTCGCGTGGCCATTTCGTGAAATCGTCGCGGTTTTCCAAGACCTCGGGCCGAAGCTTCCTGTCGAAGAAGTGCAGAGGAGACGTGCTGTTCGTGAGTGACCCGTGTGAGCACCCGACTCGGGGGGAGCAAGACGACGTCGGAATATACAGGGGAGTTTTCCGGGACTTCACCAAGTCGAGGACGCGGGAGTTCTTGATAAGGAGGCGGGTGGATTTGGAAGCTGGGTCGAGGTGTCCGTACTGTGGGATGCGCGTGTGGAGCATGACGGCGGCGCGTCTGATTCAGAGGAGGAGCGTGGCGCGACGGCTTGGCTCGAATGAAGGTGGAGTGGAGTACTTTGTGTGCTTGAATGGGCACCTGCACGGCACTTGCTGGTTGGTTCCATTGACGTCAGGAGATGAGAATACAGAAGATGATCGCGAGACAGATGGATCATGTGACGATGAAGAGAACCATATTTATAACTTTGTGAGTAACGGACCCGATGTTCCAATAGATTTATGA